The Belonocnema kinseyi isolate 2016_QV_RU_SX_M_011 chromosome 10, B_treatae_v1, whole genome shotgun sequence genome has a window encoding:
- the LOC117182110 gene encoding uncharacterized protein LOC117182110, which produces MSSNGKPAEGSILTKLGLKPLTKCNLVKFYVPVVGAASHTAMSVSVMNPSLASRISPKWDVTNALLIATLVGTGTYIYTREHLKNAENCPRICYSVTGAVLLSFGSVLACAILRSVAPPNPTLCTILGLGSSILFIKVGSSYLQHVDANTK; this is translated from the exons ATGTCAAGCAACGGAAAACCGGCCGAAGGTTCGATCCTGACGAAACTCGGTCTCAAACCATTAACAAAATGTAACCTCGTCAAATTTTATGTCCCGGTCGTCGGTGCCGCTTCGCATACTGCGATGTCCGTGAGTGTCATGAATCCCAGCCTTGCTTCCAG AATATCGCCAAAATGGGACGTGACAAATGCTCTGCTTATTGCCACTCTCGTTGGAACTGGCACATACATTTACACTAGAGAACActtgaaaaatgccgaaaattgTCCGAGAATTTGTTACAG TGTAACGGGAGCTGTCTTGCTAAGTTTTGGATCGGTTTTGGCCTGTGCGATACTGCGTTCGGTAGCACCGCCAAATCCAACACTCTGCACAATTTTGGGACTCGGTTCGTCCATTCTTTTCATCAAAGTTGGTTCAAGCTACCTTCAGCACGTTGATGCGAACACAAAATAG